From the Selenomonas timonae genome, one window contains:
- the fliY gene encoding flagellar motor switch phosphatase FliY: MSDEMISQEEIDALLSGGAGGGDDAPADDAAPAADSSSEEDDAGITDLERDALGEIGNISMGGAATTLSVLLGRKVSITTPTVSVSNLRKLKEKYPVPFLVVEVGYSIGIEGNNVLCIQAKDAAIIADLMMGNDGTNPDQELSELHMSAVSECMNQMMGSVATSLSSMFNKKVDITPPVVTLVDLGTEEVVSKLLDKVDPIIQASFRMEVDGLIDSEIMQLLPLDVAKDMVDALMNQQPDVDNEEEAVVAAAAPPPPAAPAAPAAAAPAAAAPANYGYGAPPMQSHVASNVPVQSAQFTPLSSTPVQVNDANIGLILDVPLQVNVELGRTKKSIKDILDLTKGSIVELDKLAGEPVDIMVNGKYLAKGEVVVIDENFGVRITEIVSPLERAARLQ, encoded by the coding sequence CTGAAGAGGATGATGCCGGCATTACAGACCTGGAACGCGATGCGCTCGGGGAGATCGGCAATATCTCGATGGGGGGCGCTGCAACGACCCTCTCCGTCCTGCTTGGACGCAAGGTATCGATCACGACCCCGACGGTCTCCGTATCCAATCTGCGCAAGCTGAAGGAAAAGTATCCCGTGCCCTTCCTCGTTGTCGAGGTGGGCTACAGCATCGGCATTGAGGGCAACAACGTCCTCTGCATTCAGGCGAAGGATGCCGCGATCATCGCCGATCTCATGATGGGCAATGACGGCACGAATCCCGATCAGGAGCTGAGCGAGCTCCACATGAGCGCGGTCAGCGAATGCATGAACCAGATGATGGGCAGCGTTGCAACCTCGCTCTCGTCGATGTTTAATAAAAAGGTGGATATTACTCCCCCAGTGGTCACGCTGGTTGACCTTGGGACAGAGGAAGTGGTGTCCAAGCTGCTGGACAAGGTCGACCCGATCATCCAGGCGTCCTTCCGCATGGAGGTGGACGGTCTCATCGACAGTGAGATCATGCAGCTCCTGCCGCTCGACGTCGCAAAGGATATGGTCGACGCGTTGATGAATCAGCAGCCGGATGTCGACAACGAGGAAGAAGCCGTTGTGGCAGCGGCTGCACCGCCTCCGCCTGCAGCTCCGGCAGCTCCGGCAGCAGCGGCGCCGGCAGCAGCTGCACCTGCAAACTATGGATATGGAGCACCGCCTATGCAGTCACATGTAGCATCCAATGTGCCGGTACAGTCGGCGCAGTTCACACCGCTCAGCTCTACGCCGGTACAGGTCAACGACGCCAATATCGGTCTGATCCTCGACGTTCCGCTTCAGGTCAATGTCGAGCTTGGGCGCACGAAGAAGTCCATCAAGGACATTCTCGACCTGACGAAGGGCTCTATTGTGGAGCTGGATAAACTTGCCGGCGAGCCCGTGGACATCATGGTCAACGGCAAGTACCTCGCGAAGGGGGAGGTTGTCGTCATCGACGAGAACTTCGGCGTTCGCATTACGGAGATTGTCAGCCCGCTGGAGCGCGCTGCACGCCTCCAGTAG
- a CDS encoding response regulator: MATRVLIVDDAAFMRMMVKDILSKNGYEIVGEAENGMKALEKYQELKPDLVTMDITMPEMDGITAVKEIKKVDPAAKVVMCSAMGQQAMVIEAIQAGARDFIVKPFQADRVLEAIRKAVG; this comes from the coding sequence ATGGCAACTCGCGTTCTGATCGTTGATGATGCAGCTTTTATGCGAATGATGGTGAAGGACATCCTCTCGAAGAACGGCTATGAAATCGTTGGCGAAGCTGAGAATGGCATGAAGGCTCTCGAGAAGTATCAGGAGCTGAAGCCGGATCTCGTGACGATGGACATTACGATGCCGGAGATGGATGGCATCACCGCTGTCAAGGAGATCAAGAAGGTCGATCCCGCTGCAAAGGTTGTTATGTGCAGCGCGATGGGACAGCAGGCAATGGTTATCGAGGCCATTCAGGCAGGCGCGCGCGACTTCATCGTGAAGCCGTTCCAGGCGGATCGCGTGCTGGAGGCCATTCGCAAAGCCGTCGGCTGA
- a CDS encoding FliO/MopB family protein, translated as MNKRIFSLSLLIGWLLLFLCMGDVSAAGETGGGYLAGYEEADPRPSAVSWWSTVAYVVSLFAVFAFVVILAYFAARAFGKNSMQRLAARGGQIYLQLPLGPNRSVCVVELFGRVFVLGVTDANIHLITEIDDPETVDEIRSSEPAGGGVFQEQFGSLSDFVQKIPPLFRK; from the coding sequence ATGAACAAACGGATATTTTCACTGTCCCTGCTGATCGGATGGCTCCTACTTTTCTTGTGCATGGGAGACGTGTCTGCCGCAGGTGAGACGGGCGGTGGATATTTAGCCGGATATGAAGAGGCTGACCCGCGCCCGTCGGCCGTATCATGGTGGTCGACGGTCGCCTATGTGGTCAGTCTTTTTGCTGTCTTTGCGTTCGTGGTCATCCTCGCCTACTTCGCAGCGCGTGCCTTTGGAAAGAACTCCATGCAGAGGCTTGCGGCACGCGGGGGACAGATCTATCTGCAGCTGCCGCTCGGGCCGAACCGCTCGGTCTGTGTCGTAGAGCTCTTTGGGCGCGTCTTTGTACTGGGCGTCACCGATGCGAATATCCATCTGATCACAGAGATTGACGATCCGGAGACGGTGGACGAGATTCGCAGTTCGGAACCCGCAGGGGGCGGCGTCTTTCAGGAGCAGTTCGGTTCTCTGTCGGATTTTGTTCAAAAAATACCACCGCTTTTCCGAAAGTAA
- the fliP gene encoding flagellar type III secretion system pore protein FliP (The bacterial flagellar biogenesis protein FliP forms a type III secretion system (T3SS)-type pore required for flagellar assembly.), giving the protein MGRKLLVLGGAALLLMGAGHASAAPLIPTLSVGVGTSENPQDVATTMQLLAVLTIISLAPAILVMTTSFVRIVVVIGFLRNALSTQNVPPNQVVIALSLFLSFYIMAPYWGQANENGIQPYLAGQISQEQALDNIVDPMREFMFRQTRESDLALFVNLSEAPRPEGPEDVSTFTLIPAFIISELKTAFQIGFMIYIPFIVIDMIVASTLMSMGMMMLPPVMISLPFKILLFVMVDGWHLLIQSLIMSFR; this is encoded by the coding sequence TTGGGGCGCAAATTGCTTGTTTTGGGAGGCGCGGCGCTCCTCCTGATGGGCGCGGGACATGCGAGCGCAGCACCCTTGATTCCGACGCTTAGTGTCGGTGTGGGGACGTCGGAGAATCCGCAGGATGTTGCAACGACGATGCAGCTGCTTGCGGTTCTGACCATTATTTCACTGGCACCTGCGATTCTCGTCATGACGACCTCCTTCGTTCGTATTGTGGTCGTCATCGGCTTCCTGCGCAACGCGCTCTCAACGCAGAACGTACCGCCGAATCAGGTCGTCATCGCGCTCTCGCTCTTCCTGTCGTTTTACATCATGGCACCCTATTGGGGGCAGGCGAATGAGAACGGGATACAGCCCTATCTCGCTGGGCAGATCTCGCAGGAGCAGGCGCTTGACAATATCGTTGACCCGATGCGTGAGTTCATGTTCCGCCAGACGCGAGAATCCGATCTCGCGCTCTTTGTCAATCTTTCGGAAGCCCCCCGACCGGAGGGACCCGAGGATGTATCAACATTTACGCTCATTCCGGCATTCATCATCAGTGAGCTGAAGACGGCGTTTCAGATCGGCTTCATGATCTACATCCCGTTCATCGTCATCGATATGATCGTTGCGAGTACGCTGATGTCAATGGGTATGATGATGCTGCCGCCGGTGATGATTTCCCTGCCGTTCAAGATCCTCTTGTTTGTCATGGTCGACGGGTGGCATCTCCTGATCCAGTCGCTCATCATGAGTTTCCGTTAG
- the fliQ gene encoding flagellar biosynthesis protein FliQ codes for MSGDLVIQLAQEALFIVLLVSAPMLGLGLIVGLLVAVFQATTSIQEQTLAFIPKIIAVFVAILIFGPWMLRIMVEYVTNVFVNLPIYLR; via the coding sequence ATGTCCGGAGATTTGGTCATCCAGCTTGCCCAGGAGGCGCTCTTCATCGTCCTTCTGGTCTCTGCTCCCATGCTGGGACTTGGACTCATTGTTGGTCTTTTGGTGGCGGTCTTTCAGGCGACCACCTCGATTCAGGAGCAGACACTGGCATTCATCCCCAAGATCATTGCAGTCTTTGTTGCAATCCTGATCTTTGGCCCGTGGATGCTGCGCATCATGGTCGAGTATGTGACGAATGTGTTTGTCAACCTGCCGATCTATCTGCGCTGA
- the fliR gene encoding flagellar biosynthetic protein FliR → MDLYELLQGHIAAFLLSLTRISGIFLISPFFGSMNISAYFRVGLALAITVVLFPMIDGLGTPAAPESIIMFAAAAIGELFIGWLIGFVAYISFAAITMAGKVMDMQVGFAIVNVVDPTSGQQIPLIGSFLYNLAIIILLVTNGHHMILAALTESFRVVPIAGIEPNISIALLMANFVSGIFLTGMKIAMPITFAILLTNVGLGILARTMPQMNIFVVGIPMQLMIGITVLSMIIPFYVLFLDVLFHEMYGNISLAVRALQ, encoded by the coding sequence ATGGATTTGTATGAGCTGCTTCAGGGGCATATCGCAGCATTTTTGCTCTCGCTCACGCGGATTAGTGGTATCTTTCTCATATCGCCGTTCTTCGGCAGTATGAATATCTCGGCATATTTCCGCGTCGGATTGGCGCTTGCAATAACGGTTGTGCTCTTTCCCATGATCGACGGATTGGGGACGCCCGCGGCGCCCGAGAGCATCATCATGTTTGCCGCCGCCGCGATCGGAGAACTTTTCATTGGATGGCTGATCGGCTTTGTGGCATACATCTCCTTCGCCGCCATTACGATGGCAGGCAAGGTCATGGATATGCAGGTGGGCTTTGCCATTGTCAATGTTGTGGATCCGACTTCCGGTCAGCAGATACCGCTCATCGGAAGTTTTCTTTATAATCTGGCGATCATCATCCTGCTCGTGACAAATGGGCATCATATGATACTGGCCGCGCTTACGGAGAGCTTCCGCGTTGTACCGATTGCGGGGATCGAGCCGAATATCTCGATTGCGCTCCTCATGGCGAATTTCGTCAGCGGCATTTTCCTCACGGGGATGAAGATCGCGATGCCGATCACTTTCGCGATCCTGCTCACGAATGTGGGGCTGGGCATCCTCGCGCGCACGATGCCGCAGATGAACATCTTCGTCGTGGGCATTCCGATGCAGCTGATGATTGGCATCACTGTCCTGTCGATGATCATTCCGTTCTATGTCTTATTCCTGGATGTGCTGTTTCATGAAATGTATGGAAATATATCACTTGCGGTACGCGCCCTCCAATAG
- the flhB gene encoding flagellar biosynthesis protein FlhB, protein MEIYHLRYAPSNSAPFVFDLQRFAGEKTEEPTAKKRADARKKGQVGRSQEVNSAFVLLIGFFGLKLLWDSIYVSIATYTTYVFSNLNQTVDTENILRIFIGIVIVLAKTAFPIMIFIMIIGLAVNFFQVGLNFNTESIEFKLDKLNPINGFGRIFSKRSLVELAKSIFKIIVIGFFLYRFIHEQILAMPQFMFFDLTTSLALVAEIIFQMAFIVIGVIMVMAFMDYGYQKWQTTQDLKMSKQEVKDEMKQTEGDPQIKGKIRQKQRQMAMARMMKEVPKADVIITNPTHYAVALSYEQGMVAPTVIAKGQDLVAQRIKEIGREARVPIIENKPLARTLYAAVQVGDSVPQELYQAVAEVLAYVYRLKHARRGA, encoded by the coding sequence ATGGAAATATATCACTTGCGGTACGCGCCCTCCAATAGCGCGCCGTTCGTCTTTGATCTCCAGCGTTTCGCGGGGGAAAAGACAGAGGAACCAACGGCGAAGAAGCGCGCCGACGCGCGCAAGAAGGGGCAGGTTGGACGCAGCCAGGAAGTCAACAGCGCATTCGTGCTGCTCATTGGCTTCTTTGGGCTCAAGCTGCTGTGGGATTCGATCTATGTATCGATTGCAACCTATACAACCTATGTGTTCAGCAATCTGAACCAGACAGTGGACACGGAGAACATCCTCCGCATCTTCATCGGAATCGTCATCGTCCTCGCCAAGACTGCGTTTCCGATCATGATCTTCATCATGATTATCGGACTTGCGGTCAACTTCTTCCAGGTGGGGTTGAATTTCAACACGGAGTCCATCGAGTTCAAGCTGGACAAGCTCAACCCCATCAACGGGTTCGGTCGCATCTTCTCGAAGCGCTCCCTCGTGGAGCTGGCGAAGTCCATCTTCAAGATCATCGTCATCGGCTTCTTCCTCTACCGTTTCATCCACGAACAGATCCTTGCGATGCCACAGTTCATGTTCTTTGACCTGACGACGAGCCTTGCGCTCGTTGCGGAGATCATCTTCCAGATGGCGTTCATCGTCATTGGCGTCATCATGGTTATGGCGTTCATGGACTACGGCTACCAGAAATGGCAGACGACGCAGGATCTCAAGATGTCGAAGCAGGAAGTCAAGGACGAGATGAAGCAGACGGAAGGTGATCCGCAGATCAAGGGCAAGATTCGTCAGAAGCAGCGGCAGATGGCGATGGCGCGCATGATGAAGGAAGTCCCGAAGGCGGATGTCATCATTACAAACCCGACACACTACGCTGTAGCGCTCTCCTATGAACAGGGCATGGTTGCGCCGACGGTCATTGCCAAAGGGCAGGATCTCGTTGCGCAGCGCATCAAGGAGATCGGACGTGAGGCACGTGTGCCGATCATCGAGAACAAGCCGCTTGCACGCACGCTCTACGCCGCCGTGCAGGTCGGCGACAGTGTGCCGCAGGAGCTCTATCAGGCGGTCGCTGAGGTGCTCGCGTACGTCTATCGACTGAAACACGCGCGGCGCGGTGCATGA
- the flhA gene encoding flagellar biosynthesis protein FlhA, giving the protein MAAPQTGSVNPLASGNLIQRYSDVLIAVAIVTIVIMMIIPLPTILLDVLICLNITIALLVVMSAIYNVEALDLSVFPSLLLITTLFRLALNISSTRLILLNGYAGEVITAFGNFVVGGNAVVGFIVFVILVIVNFIVITKGSERVAEVSARFTLDAMPGKQMAIDADLNQGAITDAEAKRRREKVQRESDFFGAMDGASKFVKGDAIAAIVIMIINIGGGFVIGMLQRDMDAAQALQTYTLLTVGEGLVAQIPALLISTATGIIVTRSAAEGNLGGDLVKQLFRNARIFMILTGVLLFLAIMPGLPGVPFTVLAVICGLIAWNLHRGQAVEQEVQQVEQKAKAKKEATTPENIVSLLQVDPMELEIGYSLIPLVDTGQGGDLLDRIVMIRRQCALELGLVVPTIRIRDNIQIKPNAYIIKLKGIEIARGELMLDHYLAMNSGTVFEEVPGIETTEPAFGLPALWISENEREQAELNGYTVVDAVSVLATHLTEIIKQHAAEILGRQETQNLLDNLQKTNAALVDEVVPNLLSVGEVQKVLANLLSERISIRDMSTILEVLADYGTATKDTDILTEYVRHAMARHITQQNVQNGVLPCITLDPAIENKIAGSVQRTEHGSYVSLDPDSMQKLLIALQEELKKLTDQGYQPIVLTSPTVRPYFRNLVERSIPGLIVLSHAEIEQNVEIQILGVVRI; this is encoded by the coding sequence ATGGCGGCACCGCAGACCGGCAGTGTAAATCCTCTTGCATCCGGCAATCTCATACAACGATACAGTGACGTCCTGATCGCCGTTGCCATCGTAACAATCGTCATCATGATGATTATTCCGTTGCCGACGATTTTGTTGGACGTTCTTATCTGCCTGAATATTACAATTGCACTTCTCGTCGTGATGTCAGCGATCTATAATGTGGAGGCACTCGATCTATCAGTCTTTCCATCTTTATTGCTGATTACGACACTGTTTCGTCTGGCGTTGAATATCTCCTCGACCCGTCTCATCCTCCTCAATGGCTATGCCGGAGAGGTTATTACTGCGTTTGGCAACTTCGTTGTCGGTGGTAATGCGGTGGTCGGCTTCATCGTGTTCGTCATCCTCGTCATTGTCAACTTCATCGTCATCACGAAGGGATCGGAGCGCGTGGCTGAGGTTTCGGCACGATTCACCCTCGACGCGATGCCTGGTAAGCAGATGGCGATCGATGCCGATCTCAACCAGGGCGCGATCACGGATGCGGAGGCGAAGCGCCGGCGTGAAAAGGTGCAGCGCGAGTCCGATTTCTTCGGCGCAATGGACGGTGCTTCGAAGTTCGTCAAGGGCGACGCAATCGCCGCAATCGTCATCATGATTATCAACATCGGTGGCGGCTTTGTCATCGGCATGCTGCAGCGCGATATGGACGCGGCGCAGGCGCTGCAGACCTATACGCTGCTGACCGTCGGCGAAGGCCTGGTCGCACAGATTCCGGCGCTCCTCATCTCGACGGCAACCGGTATTATTGTCACGCGTTCAGCGGCTGAGGGCAACCTCGGCGGCGATCTCGTGAAGCAGCTCTTCCGCAATGCGCGTATCTTTATGATCCTCACGGGCGTTCTGCTCTTCCTCGCCATCATGCCGGGGCTGCCGGGCGTGCCATTTACGGTGCTCGCTGTAATCTGCGGCTTGATTGCATGGAATCTTCATCGGGGGCAGGCAGTGGAGCAGGAGGTGCAGCAGGTCGAGCAAAAGGCAAAGGCGAAGAAGGAGGCAACGACCCCCGAGAACATCGTATCCCTGCTGCAGGTCGACCCGATGGAGCTCGAGATTGGCTACAGCCTCATCCCACTTGTCGATACAGGGCAGGGGGGCGATCTGCTCGACCGCATTGTCATGATCCGTCGGCAGTGTGCGCTTGAGCTCGGCCTCGTCGTGCCGACCATCCGCATCCGCGACAATATACAGATCAAGCCGAACGCGTACATCATCAAGCTCAAGGGCATTGAGATTGCACGCGGCGAGCTCATGCTCGACCACTACCTCGCGATGAACTCCGGCACGGTGTTCGAGGAGGTGCCGGGCATTGAGACGACGGAGCCGGCATTTGGTCTGCCCGCCCTCTGGATCTCGGAGAACGAGCGCGAGCAGGCGGAGCTAAACGGCTATACTGTGGTCGACGCGGTCTCCGTGCTCGCGACCCATCTCACGGAGATCATCAAGCAGCATGCGGCTGAGATCCTCGGACGTCAGGAGACGCAGAACCTCCTCGACAATCTCCAGAAGACCAACGCGGCGCTCGTGGACGAGGTCGTCCCGAACCTGCTCAGCGTGGGCGAGGTGCAGAAGGTACTGGCAAATCTCCTGAGCGAACGCATCTCGATCCGCGATATGAGTACGATCCTCGAGGTGCTCGCCGACTACGGTACAGCAACGAAGGATACGGACATCCTGACAGAATATGTCCGCCATGCGATGGCGCGGCATATCACACAGCAGAACGTCCAGAACGGTGTGCTGCCATGCATTACGCTTGACCCTGCGATTGAGAACAAGATTGCGGGCAGCGTCCAGCGCACGGAGCACGGTTCATATGTCAGCCTAGATCCCGACTCCATGCAGAAACTGCTGATAGCATTGCAGGAGGAGCTCAAGAAGCTGACCGATCAGGGCTATCAGCCCATTGTGCTGACGAGTCCGACCGTGCGTCCCTACTTCCGTAATCTTGTAGAACGCTCCATTCCGGGGCTGATTGTGCTCTCCCATGCGGAGATCGAACAGAATGTTGAAATCCAGATCCTTGGGGTGGTGAGAATCTAA
- the flhF gene encoding flagellar biosynthesis protein FlhF, giving the protein MQVRTVRASSVKEAMEQIKDELGSDAVLLHTKKYRESGVLGGAEMIEVTAAVDETQARVPHAPSVYVPPAAPILPSNVLNQYRMTEAPAEGASARPARSVLPAYDSYGAEPTVAAPYATAAAPIYPRDVYAAPLAPAPAAPVPQPAAPAYETAVKPPPIQAAELEPAEAHADQQKDGSAERIRMLEDELAQMKTMLASMMAANQPKETVTIRDVLRRQDVRDELCEDFSGKIPVADVNLDSLDPRAVSVLSGYLAQVMKFTDGLQMAGRSSRVVAFIGTTGVGKTTTLAKAAAHFVLEQNLKGALITADTYRISAVEQLKKYAEILGLPVEVVYSAADLKKAIARHRSKDFVLVDTAGRSQYNEFQMDELKDLLMAHPRMEKHLVVSATTKEEDVAEIMKRFSVCKPDRIIFTKTDETRTIGMVLNLLAGKDLPLSFLSNGQSVPDDIIPATADRFAELLLRE; this is encoded by the coding sequence GTGCAGGTCAGGACGGTGCGTGCCTCCTCTGTAAAGGAAGCCATGGAACAGATCAAGGACGAGCTCGGCAGCGATGCCGTACTCCTCCATACAAAAAAATATCGTGAGAGCGGGGTGCTCGGCGGCGCAGAGATGATCGAAGTGACGGCTGCGGTCGATGAGACCCAGGCACGCGTACCACACGCGCCATCTGTGTACGTGCCGCCTGCTGCACCAATTCTCCCCTCCAATGTCCTTAATCAATATCGGATGACGGAGGCGCCCGCAGAGGGGGCAAGCGCAAGGCCGGCACGGAGTGTTTTGCCTGCATATGACAGCTACGGGGCAGAGCCTACCGTTGCAGCCCCCTATGCCACGGCAGCGGCACCCATCTATCCGCGGGACGTGTATGCGGCACCTCTCGCACCGGCACCTGCTGCGCCTGTGCCGCAGCCTGCGGCGCCCGCCTATGAGACGGCGGTCAAACCACCTCCTATACAGGCGGCAGAATTAGAGCCCGCTGAAGCCCATGCCGATCAGCAGAAGGATGGCTCAGCAGAGCGCATCCGTATGCTTGAGGATGAGCTTGCGCAGATGAAGACGATGCTCGCCTCGATGATGGCGGCGAATCAGCCGAAGGAAACGGTCACGATACGGGATGTCCTGCGCCGTCAGGATGTGCGCGATGAACTCTGCGAGGATTTTTCCGGCAAGATTCCGGTTGCCGATGTGAATCTAGACAGTCTGGACCCGCGCGCCGTCAGTGTTCTATCCGGTTACCTCGCGCAGGTGATGAAGTTCACGGATGGACTGCAGATGGCTGGGCGAAGTTCCCGCGTTGTCGCCTTTATCGGAACGACGGGGGTCGGCAAGACCACGACGCTTGCCAAGGCGGCGGCTCATTTCGTGCTGGAGCAGAATCTCAAGGGCGCGCTTATCACCGCCGATACCTACCGTATCTCAGCGGTGGAGCAGCTCAAAAAATACGCCGAGATTCTGGGACTTCCCGTCGAGGTCGTCTACTCCGCCGCCGACCTCAAGAAGGCGATTGCACGCCACCGCAGCAAGGATTTTGTCCTCGTCGATACAGCGGGACGTAGTCAATACAATGAGTTTCAGATGGATGAGCTCAAGGACTTGCTCATGGCGCACCCCCGCATGGAAAAGCATCTCGTCGTCAGTGCCACGACGAAAGAAGAGGATGTGGCGGAGATCATGAAGCGATTCTCCGTATGCAAACCGGATCGCATCATCTTTACGAAGACAGATGAGACGCGGACGATCGGCATGGTACTCAATCTGCTTGCGGGCAAAGATCTCCCGCTTTCCTTCCTATCAAACGGGCAGAGCGTGCCGGACGACATCATTCCGGCGACGGCAGATCGGTTTGCGGAATTACTTTTGAGGGAATGA
- a CDS encoding MinD/ParA family protein, which produces MTDQATRLRQMVGAETIPMPVSSAQAEAWAHVRVIAITSGKGGVGKTNIAVNLAIALQRRGHRVLVIDADLGMANVDILLGASSRKHLLDLLQPEVKLDDVIVETPHGVQYISGGSGIEKALEYDHAEKVLLQQKLADCAARADLIIVDTGAGLGRNVMDFILAADEVLLVTTPEPTSLTDAYAVMKAYSIYAAQKNLRLIINRVYEQKESREVALKLQRAAEKFLHMPVDCLGYVFEDTSVTKAVRKQLPLLKAEPNAAAARCIDALAESLLTGGEMRVKRGWKGFLQQIFKFST; this is translated from the coding sequence ATGACGGATCAGGCAACGCGGCTACGTCAAATGGTAGGTGCTGAGACCATTCCGATGCCTGTCTCATCTGCGCAGGCAGAGGCGTGGGCGCATGTGCGCGTGATTGCAATCACGAGCGGCAAGGGGGGCGTCGGCAAGACTAACATTGCCGTCAACCTTGCAATCGCCCTCCAGCGCAGGGGGCATCGCGTGCTCGTCATCGATGCAGATCTCGGTATGGCGAATGTGGACATCTTACTCGGCGCCTCGTCGCGCAAGCACTTGCTTGACCTTCTGCAGCCCGAAGTGAAGCTGGATGACGTCATTGTCGAGACCCCACACGGCGTTCAGTACATCTCGGGAGGCTCGGGCATTGAGAAGGCTCTCGAGTATGACCATGCAGAGAAAGTCCTCCTGCAGCAAAAACTTGCCGACTGTGCTGCACGTGCCGATCTGATTATCGTTGATACGGGCGCGGGGCTTGGGCGCAACGTCATGGATTTCATCCTTGCGGCAGACGAGGTGTTGCTTGTGACAACACCGGAGCCGACCTCGCTCACCGATGCCTATGCTGTCATGAAGGCATACAGTATCTACGCAGCACAAAAGAATCTTCGTCTGATTATCAATCGTGTTTATGAGCAGAAGGAGAGCCGCGAGGTGGCTCTGAAACTGCAGCGCGCTGCCGAGAAATTTCTGCATATGCCCGTGGACTGCCTCGGCTATGTCTTTGAAGATACATCAGTCACGAAGGCAGTGCGCAAACAACTCCCGCTCCTGAAAGCGGAGCCAAACGCCGCAGCAGCGCGCTGTATCGATGCATTGGCAGAATCCCTGCTCACAGGCGGTGAAATGAGAGTGAAACGAGGCTGGAAAGGGTTTTTACAGCAAATTTTCAAGTTTTCGACGTAG
- a CDS encoding flagellar brake protein, translated as MAGELVQARSVLAIGQRLEIFFENNEEETSGYTSRVEDIVGDELVVAMPLDERRVPVIPNVGENLYVLAAGDGCHYRFFSIHRGHGRHEGRIPVLHISLPEVAERFQKRGFFRIKVNLTATIRLVDQEGKIDAPKRVPIVDLSGSGLAFAWPKSVPLHVNAALEINDIPGIGTLEIMTRVMRCTRVEREDDTPIYHVGVQFQGISRGMRDKIIRYLFHVQRAQVERVNDD; from the coding sequence ATGGCGGGCGAATTGGTACAGGCAAGGAGTGTTTTAGCCATTGGACAACGGCTGGAAATATTCTTTGAAAACAACGAGGAGGAAACCTCCGGCTACACGAGCCGCGTGGAGGATATCGTCGGAGATGAACTCGTTGTTGCTATGCCCCTTGACGAACGCCGTGTTCCTGTAATCCCAAATGTCGGTGAGAATTTGTACGTGCTTGCTGCAGGGGATGGATGCCATTATCGATTCTTTAGCATACATCGTGGTCACGGACGGCACGAAGGACGGATTCCCGTGCTTCATATTTCTTTGCCCGAGGTTGCGGAACGCTTTCAAAAGCGTGGGTTCTTCCGCATTAAGGTAAATCTCACGGCAACAATACGCCTTGTCGATCAGGAGGGGAAAATCGATGCACCGAAGCGTGTCCCCATTGTGGATCTGAGCGGCAGCGGTCTTGCTTTTGCATGGCCGAAATCCGTGCCTTTGCACGTGAATGCAGCGCTTGAGATTAATGATATTCCAGGCATCGGAACCCTTGAGATCATGACGCGGGTCATGCGGTGTACGCGCGTTGAGCGCGAAGACGACACACCGATTTATCATGTCGGCGTGCAGTTTCAAGGGATTTCGCGCGGCATGAGGGACAAGATCATTCGCTATCTGTTCCATGTGCAGCGGGCGCAGGTGGAGCGCGTAAATGATGACTGA